A stretch of DNA from Saccharomycodes ludwigii strain NBRC 1722 chromosome I, whole genome shotgun sequence:
ttattttttttttttttttttttttttttttttttatgaaagAGTATATggtatttaataaaattagcAATGGCccatttataatttatttatttaaactaCTTCTAATtttgttcaaaaaaaaaataaaaaataactaagAATAGTAATAAACTTTAAGCTGAGAAGAAATTTTTGTCTAAAATTTGATTTAACACAAAGTTtgtatgaaaaaaaaaaaaaaaaaaaaaaaaaaattacgttatttatttcattgCACGTGCCTAGGCGACCaaatattgaatatttttatactatAAAAAACACGAGTAATATTTATGTAAGTAAACAACTTTGGAGATGGTTTTTATATacttgatttatttatttatatatttttctttttctttttctttttctttttctttttctttttctttttcttttcccccGTATATAATCGCCTGCGTTTGTTTGAtgtaacaataaaatataatatacgCTATTCCGTTTTGCAgaacaaaaaggaaagcCTTGCGTATCAGCAGCGTGAAACTACATTCATCCATCATTTGATCCAGGCAAACAATGGAAATGCTTTTATTATGTAATACATTTTGCTAATCTGACCAGCTACTTTAATGTTTTCCTATATTATTCACCAAAatacattatatataaaattgtattgaaaaaaaaaaaaaagaaaaaaaaaaaaaaaaatgttaaaatacGAAAAGTAATTAACAGATGAAACAGAGAAAAACGAGCCAAACAATCACATGTTACTTTTCATATAAGCCAGCAAATTAAGTATTTTCTCAACAAAATGCTGAAAGAGAGACATTACCAAGACAACATAcactaaaataaaacgtgacaacaaaatattttgacaCTAACGAATCATTACTTGATTATActgaaatattttattttataatattattagaagaagaaaaaaaaaaaaaaaaaaaaaaaaaaaaacaaaaaacaaaacacacacacatgtagataaatcaatttttatcTTAGGTTAATTTATACacatatgtatattttagGCAATAACCTATGTATAAATACATAAACATACACAAGTAAATGTGTTATCTGATAAACTAGGCAATAGataaatttcttttaaaaaattacaagatAACAATATAACCTGTTCAAATGTATGTGTACATTAACACTGACAAGAACTTGGTCCGTTATCTAATTGGATATTGATAGCATCGTTAAAATCGTCTTCGAACATATCGTCTTCTAGTTGATTTTGTTGTAAGGCACTCCTAGCTATTTCTTCAAATGCTATATCAACGTTTATTGAGCTTTTAGCACTAGTAAAGAATAAAGGAATGTCACCTAAACCTTTGGCTAAATCTTGAGCTTGTCTGGCGCTAACTACTTTTTTGGCTTCATCCAcatcaattttattaccCAATATAACAAAGGGGAAAGTTTCTGGGGAACTAACATTTGCATGTAATAAAAACTCGTCTCTCCACACCTTAATGTTTTcaaatgattttaaattgGTAACGTCATATACTAGAACACAACAATCTGCACCACGATAAAAGGCAACACCTAATGATTGAAATCTTTCCTGTCCTGCAGTATCCCATACTTGTAATGTAGCAGTTTTACTGCCGTTGctagtattgttattatgtTGAGTACGgctattatcattattaaaattattattgctgttattattgctattgctgttgttgaCATGACTGCTGCTATCGTCTAATGTAACttcttttgttaaaaaatcagCACCTATGGTAGCTTTATATTGCTGTGAATATTTACCATTAACATACCTTTGCATAAGAGATGTTTTACCAACACCTGAGTCACCTAATATAATgacttttaaaatatttttctttcttccaCCAGACATTTATTATAAGGTATGTTGTTAATCGATCGAGTAAATCTGTTTTTGCTTTTTCTCTTCCTGTTGTTATACAATGTAAGTGATGATATGGAACCCTGGATTTAATAGTGGTTTAGCATAAATAAGTGGTAACATACAACACAACATGAATTTAACGCAGCAACCAACTTAATGCCTCCCTCTCGcctctgtttttttttaaaaaaaaaaaaaaaaaaaaaaaaaaagaaaaagaaaaagaaaaaaaaacatataaaaattgttgGGATAATTTATTCCCGTTGTATTACCCGGACTAAACTAGCATTAATATATTGATGCAATCTTTTGCTACCAGTAAAGTTTTGTTCATAATTTTGGGTCAAAATCCTCAACTGCCgctgtcttttttttttttttattttatatattgtgATTTATCGTATGTAGAActatacaaaaaagaaaaaaaaaaaagttattgacAAATTAACAACTTTCTGTAAAAGTATGAGTaactaaaaatttttttatgtgCCTTCTTATTTCTTCAGTTTTCTAacaatctttttttcttattactTACTGAGTTGCTCTAGCGTTATAaagttataataatatcgtATTACATAATGTTTCTCCgaaagattatttttactcaTTTATTACGGCGTTTATAATATGTGTaattttagattttattttttgttcctttctgtttccttttttgtttccaaAGGGATTTCCGCAAACCTTAGCTAACAATTATCTCAATGCAAGTTgtacttttaatattgcCAAGAACATAAGTTAAAGGCTTATAAGAATTTCCAATAGCAATTATTTTGGAAGCTTTgaatacaaataaattacATGAGggattattattgtgattattaataacagtattattaataatattagtagTTCAAGATAggtttattatataaaattattactcAGAGATTACTAAATAGCTTAACTACTTTAGTAATGGTTTCATGTAACGCGTATTTCATCTTGATGCCCGTAGATAACTTAACATCGTTCTCACGCGCTCCCTCAAatgagagagagagagagaaaaaaaaaaaaaaaaaaaaaaaaacaaaaaaaagggttTAGTAATTATTTGCCAAGttaaaataacaaagatTACGTAAGTATTTTATTGTAACAAACGCTTTCATTAACCATAGTTTTCTTCCCCGCAATATTTCCGTAAACTGCTATTATAATCAtcaaaagagaaagaaaaagcaaaaaaaaaaaaaaaaaaaattcaagcATTACAAATTCAAATTACTTACCAAGTGCAATGCTAACTAATCACACAATAATATGACTAATGTCAAGACTTTGAAGGTGTAAGTTTTCCtgtaaaaaaatgtataaataCTCTTCATTTATCTGATCAACTTAGAAATagtttagaaaaaaaattctctttttatttcatctacatttttagataatatttattctCTCTTAgttttactattttttttttttttttttaacgaCAATGATAAAGCCAAGAACAAAAGTAGGAAAAATAGCTCCCCATTtaatttctattattttaacatctttttttttattttttttattagggTTTTTATTCACAACATATATTAAAGTAAATACCAtaattacaaaaacaacaaatcaCACTATTAAAGGTTATATGTCTTTGGAGAATATGAATCAAGTTAGATCagttttaaaacatttcaTTGCTATAGAACAAAGCGAAGGTATGGGTGCTCGTGTTAGAAGGTCTGTTGGTACTCATGAAATGAGAAAATTCttaccatttttaatgttaGATCATTTTACTGTTGCCCCGCCAGCCGGGTTCCCTGATCATCCACACCATGGCCAAGAAACTATTACATATATTATTGAAGGTGCGGTAGCTCATGAAGATATCACTGGATCCAGAGGTGTTTTAAGACCAGGTGATTTACAATTTATGACTGCTGGCAGAGGGATTGTTCATTCAGAAATCCCAGTTTCCTTTGCTGATAACAGAGCTAGCAAAGGGTTGCAGTTATGGGTTGATTTACCGGAAAAGTTAAAGAACACCCGCCCAAGGTACCGCGATTTGAGGAGGGAAGAAATTCCTACTGCTAAACCAAATGAAAATGTAAGCGTGAAAGTCATTAGCGGCAATTCCTATGGGGTTGAATCTTTAGCTGATTTGGCTTATACTCCgatccatttttattatttcactttaaacaaaaacaatgttGAGTTTGAACAAGGTTTCCCCAAGGAtttcaatgtttttttgtatgtTTTAAAAGGTTCCGTTTCAATTAATAAACAGGTTTATCCACAGTATTCAGCAGTATTTTTCAAAGCAGATGGGGATTCTATTAGGGGTGTTTCTTCCAGTGAAAACACTGAGTTTGCTGTTATTGGAGGTCGAATTTTAGATCAAGAAGTTGTTCACTATGGCCCCTTCGTTGAAACTTCCAAATCAAAACTAATACAAgtcattaaaaattatcaagAAGGTAAGAATGGGTTTGAGAGGGCTCAATATTGGACTTCTTCTATTAGTAATGGTATTGATGAATCCAGAGCCAAGAAAATCCTACAACAATCcaatttaactttttaaaggcatttattatatatacatatattttttcttttttcttaaatttttttttttttaataaaataatatattctttaaaatttatttataatagcAAGCTCCTCaatatctatttttaaaatttcccTTTAAAATAGAAAGCCAGAAATGTTTTAACTTAGTTTTATAACAACTAACAGAGATGAATATGCTGTTagtaccaaaaaaaaaaaaaaaaaaaaaaatcgtATACTATATACGAAAACTtttatgaatattttttttttttttattggtattCTTTCCATTAtttcacttttttcttcGCGCCtcctctttctttttatatatgtttacaatctttctctctctctttgTCTCTTTTAGAGTATgattaataacaaacatTATTAGTcttgaaaaaagaacaatTGCCACAACGTGTCAATAAACACAGATCTCATTAGCACACAGCCAACTGAATCTGAATCATTtcacacaaaaaaaaaaaaaaaaaaaaaaatgggcaaaaaaattaaaaaaaataccaagaTCTCTTCTTCTGCACATTCGAAGAACGAATCGTCATTATCATTCCCAATACCAACCAAAAATGGTGTAATActcaatgaaaaaaaagaagcttTTTATGCATCTCCACTCTACGATTTTTTATCTCCATTAAGGCCTGTTAACCATCAATGGGGTGCCGAGTACattatagttttttttgcaCTGATTATAAGGTGCGCAGTGGGATTAGGATCTTTTTCTGGCTACAAGGACCCACCAATGCATGGTGATTTTGAAGCACAAAGACATTGGTTGGAAATAACAACTTCACTACCAATCTCTAAGTGGTATTATTACAATTTAGAATATTGGGGATTGGATTATCCGCCTCTAACAGCATATCATTCTTATGTCCTGGGATACTTGGGTTCTTTAATAAACAGTTCATGGTTTAACTTAGACGATTCAAGAGGTTTGGAAACCTTAGATTTAAAATCTTATATGAGATTTACTGTTATTCTAAGTGAAGCCTTGTTATATATACCGGgtataatttatttctgCAAATGGATTGGAAAACACACTCATGAGTCACCAATTAACCAATATATTGCGGCAGCAGCAATATTGTTTCAGCCAGCTCTAATTTTGATTGACCATGGACATTTCCAATATAATAGTGTTATGCTAGGGCTGACTGTCTATGCaattaataacattttGGATGACTACTATGTACCGGCTGCCATTTGCTTTGTTTTATCGATTGGTTTTAAACAAATGGCTCTTTTTTACtctccaattttttttgcattcTTGCTAAGACAATCCTTATTCATCAACTTCCCAAGATTCATCTTAATTTCTGTGGCGACGGTTTTAACGTTCTTTGCTATGTTTGTTCCATTATATGTGTTTGGTGGATTGGATAATGTTTTACAATGCTTGCATAGaatatttccttttcaaaGAGGCATTTTTGAGGATAAAGTGGCCAATTTCTGGTGTGTCAGtaacattgttattaaatatcGAGAATTGTTTACTTTAGACGAATTGAAGATGCTGTCTCTAGTGCTAACCTTTATAGGGTTTTTACCAGCATTCGTTATCATTCTGTTGTACCCCAAAAAGCATTTAATTCCGTATGCCTTGGCTTCGAGTTCTTTATCGTTTTATCTGTTTGGATTTCAGGTGCATGAAAAGACTatattactaccactatTGCCGTTGTCCTTGTTATACACATCTTCTGATCGAAATGTAGTATCTTTGGTTAGCTGGGTAAATAACATTGCTGTATTTAGTTTATGGccattattgaaaaaagatggTCTTTGTCTACAATATTTTGCTATTTTGTATTTGAGCAATTGGTTAATTGGgaattttagttttatcACACCGAGATTCTTCCCCAAATGGTTGACCCCAGGCCCTTCTGTTAGTGATGTATCTGTTGCTTATAGGAGAAGAAGTTTATTGCCCAATAGCTTATTTTGGaaagtttttattgttttatcTTACATAATAATGGGTGCTATTCATTTGtgtgattttttattagcaCCACCGGATAAATATCCAGATTTATGGGTTTTATTGAATTCTGCTTTATGTTTTGGCTGTTTTGTGTTGGTGTGGCTATGGACTAATTACAAGTTGGTTTTACTACGCAATAAGACTTTTAAATCGTATTAGATTTACATAacatagtaataatatattggaaaattatttgtaatgaatagttttttttttttttttttttttttttttcactggagattatttgatattatttaactACATGTTTCACTATTAAACTGGAAAGGGGGgtacttaaaaaaaaaaaaaaaaaaaaaaaagaaccaCAGCAGTGGAGACAAATAttcaatttcattttataaGCAACAATATAAACTGAGCACATGAATTATACAATATATGTTTGATTACAAATAGGTAACTCTacccctttttttaaatttctcTTGATATCAAAGATACCCCATTCGGTTTCCcaagtattattttcattatagTATATTCTTTTCCAAGGCTCATCAAATGCCTCAAAATAGTACCATTGATAGGAATAGTTCTTAGATTTACATACCCAGTCCTTCAAGAATTTTTCGAAATGCGCAGGCTTTGCAATTGATTCATTATAAGAACCCCCATCATACGGCCATCCCACTTCGGAAATAACAATCTTTGGTTTACTGGAAACTGTTAGTGAATTTA
This window harbors:
- the ALG6 gene encoding dolichyl-P-Glc:Man(9)GlcNAc(2)-PP-dolichol alpha-1,3-glucosyltransferase (similar to Saccharomyces cerevisiae YOR002W | ALG6 | Asparagine-Linked Glycosylation), which codes for MGKKIKKNTKISSSAHSKNESSLSFPIPTKNGVILNEKKEAFYASPLYDFLSPLRPVNHQWGAEYIIVFFALIIRCAVGLGSFSGYKDPPMHGDFEAQRHWLEITTSLPISKWYYYNLEYWGLDYPPLTAYHSYVLGYLGSLINSSWFNLDDSRGLETLDLKSYMRFTVILSEALLYIPGIIYFCKWIGKHTHESPINQYIAAAAILFQPALILIDHGHFQYNSVMLGLTVYAINNILDDYYVPAAICFVLSIGFKQMALFYSPIFFAFLLRQSLFINFPRFILISVATVLTFFAMFVPLYVFGGLDNVLQCLHRIFPFQRGIFEDKVANFWCVSNIVIKYRELFTLDELKMLSLVLTFIGFLPAFVIILLYPKKHLIPYALASSSLSFYLFGFQVHEKTILLPLLPLSLLYTSSDRNVVSLVSWVNNIAVFSLWPLLKKDGLCLQYFAILYLSNWLIGNFSFITPRFFPKWLTPGPSVSDVSVAYRRRSLLPNSLFWKVFIVLSYIIMGAIHLCDFLLAPPDKYPDLWVLLNSALCFGCFVLVWLWTNYKLVLLRNKTFKSY
- a CDS encoding pirin family protein, which encodes MSLENMNQVRSVLKHFIAIEQSEGMGARVRRSVGTHEMRKFLPFLMLDHFTVAPPAGFPDHPHHGQETITYIIEGAVAHEDITGSRGVLRPGDLQFMTAGRGIVHSEIPVSFADNRASKGLQLWVDLPEKLKNTRPRYRDLRREEIPTAKPNENVSVKVISGNSYGVESLADLAYTPIHFYYFTLNKNNVEFEQGFPKDFNVFLYVLKGSVSINKQVYPQYSAVFFKADGDSIRGVSSSENTEFAVIGGRILDQEVVHYGPFVETSKSKLIQVIKNYQEGKNGFERAQYWTSSISNGIDESRAKKILQQSNLTF
- the YPT7 gene encoding Rab family GTPase YPT7 (similar to Saccharomyces cerevisiae YML001W | YPT7 | Yeast Protein Two), giving the protein MSGGRKKNILKVIILGDSGVGKTSLMQRYVNGKYSQQYKATIGADFLTKEVTLDDSSSHVNNSNSNNNSNNNFNNDNSRTQHNNNTSNGSKTATLQVWDTAGQERFQSLGVAFYRGADCCVLVYDVTNLKSFENIKVWRDEFLLHANVSSPETFPFVILGNKIDVDEAKKVVSARQAQDLAKGLGDIPLFFTSAKSSINVDIAFEEIARSALQQNQLEDDMFEDDFNDAINIQLDNGPSSCQC